One genomic segment of Amycolatopsis granulosa includes these proteins:
- a CDS encoding DUF5130 family protein, protein MAAGELTRQRGSDEEQEVGVAITATGRRSVARMYEPAAPSSPFTTIQLARLDEALTLASRETGIDFSVYLGELGSESRARAEELHSTIKPSSADAVLIAVSPGERVVEIVTGSEAVRRLPDRGAKLAVMSMVASFKEGDLIGGLVSGLRMLADQAGSRR, encoded by the coding sequence GTGGCAGCTGGTGAGCTGACCCGACAGCGAGGTTCGGACGAGGAGCAGGAGGTCGGGGTCGCCATTACCGCGACCGGCCGCCGCTCCGTGGCGCGGATGTACGAGCCCGCTGCTCCATCCAGCCCATTCACCACCATCCAGCTGGCCCGTCTCGACGAGGCCCTGACGCTCGCGAGCCGCGAGACGGGCATCGACTTCAGCGTCTACCTCGGCGAACTCGGCTCCGAGAGCCGCGCCCGCGCCGAGGAGCTGCACTCGACGATCAAGCCCAGCTCCGCGGACGCGGTGCTGATCGCGGTGTCGCCGGGCGAGCGGGTCGTGGAGATCGTGACCGGTTCGGAGGCGGTGCGGCGCCTCCCGGACCGCGGCGCGAAGCTGGCCGTGATGAGCATGGTCGCCTCCTTCAAGGAGGGCGACCTCATCGGCGGACTGGTCTCCGGCCTGCGCATGCTGGCCGACCAGGCTGGTTCCCGGCGCTAG